A window from Suncus etruscus isolate mSunEtr1 chromosome 18, mSunEtr1.pri.cur, whole genome shotgun sequence encodes these proteins:
- the DEF6 gene encoding differentially expressed in FDCP 6 homolog, which yields MALRKELLKSIWYAFTALDVEKSGKVSKSQLKVLSHNLYTVLHIPHDPVALEEHFRDDDDGPVSSQGYMPYLNKYILDKVEEGAFVKEHFDELCWTLTAKKNYRVDSNGTNSLSNQDAFRLWCLFNFLSEDKYPLIMVPDEVEYLLKKVLSSMSLEVGFGELEELLAQEAQGAQTSGGLSVWKFLDLFNSGRCLRGVGRDTLSMAIHEVYLELIQDVLKQGYLWKRGHLRRNWTERWFQLQPNSLCYFGSEECKEKRGTIPLDAQCCVEVLPDREGKRCMFCVKTVTRTYEMSASDTRQRQEWTAAIQTAIRLQAEGKSSLHKDLKQKRREQREQREKRRLAKEEELVRLQQLQEEKERKLQELELLQEAQRQAERLLQEEEERRRSQHRELQQALEGQLREAEQARATMQAEMELKKEEAARQRQRIQELEDMQQRLQEALHLEVKARRDEEAVRLAQARLLEEEEEKLKQLLLLKEEQERYIERAQQEKQELQQEMALQTRSLQQAQQQLEEVRQNRQRADEDVEAAQRKLHQASTNVKHWNVQMNRLMHPIEPGDKRPATSKSFTGFQAPFLARRDSSLKRLTRWSSQGDRTPSPSSSELQKPLNGANEAPPPATPPQENKLDSPAENEPV from the exons gtGCTGTCTCACAACCTGTACACGGTGCTGCACATACCCCATGACCCGGTGGCCCTCGAGGAGCACTTCCGTGATGACGATGACGGCCCTGTGTCCAGCCAGGGCTACATGCCCTACCTCAACAAGTACATCCTGGACAAG GTGGAAGAGGGGGCGTTCGTTAAGGAGCACTTCGATGAACTGTGCTGGACGCTGACGGCCAAGAAGAACTACCGGGTGGACAGCAATGGGACTAACTCCCTGTCCAACCAGGACGCCTTTCGCCTCTGGTGCCTCTTCAACTTCCTGTCGGAGGACAAGTACCCACTGATCATGGTTCCCGATGAG GTGGAATATCTGCTGAAGAAGGTGCTGAGCAGCATGAGTCTAGAAGTGGGGTTTGGCGAGCTGGAGGAGCTGCTGGCCCAGGAGGCTCAGGGGGCCCAGACCAGCGGGGGCCTGAGCGTCTGGAAGTTCTTGGATCTCTTCAACTCGGGGCGCTGCCTTCGGGGTGTGGGGCGGGACACGCTCAGCATGGCCATCCACGAGGTCTACCTGGAGCTCATCCAAGATGTGCTGAAGCAG GGCTACCTGTGGAAACGAGGACACCTGAGAAGAAACTGGACTGAGCGCTGGTTCCAGCTGCAACCCAACTCCCTCTGCTATTTTGGGAGTGAAGAATGCAAAGAGAAAAGGGGAACGATCCCACTAGATGCGCAATGCTGTGTGGAG gTGCTGCCCGACCGGGAGGGAAAGCGCTGCATGTTCTGCGTGAAGACAGTCACCCGCACTTACGAGATGAGCGCCTCGGACACTCGCCAGCGCCAGGAGTGGACAGCTG CCATCCAGACTGCGATCCGGCTGCAGGCCGAGGGCAAGTCGTCCCTCCACAAGGACCTGAAGCAAAAGAGGCGAGAACAGAGGGAGCAGAGGGAGAAGCGCCGCCTGGCCAAGGAGGAGGAGCTGGTGCGGCTGCAGCAGCTGCAGGAGGAGAAGGAGCGGAAGCTGCAGGAGTTGGAGCTGCTGCAGGAGGCGCAGCGGCAGGCCGAGCGGCTgctgcaggaggaggaggagcggcGCCGCAGCCAGCACCGGGAGTTGCAGCAGGCCCTGGAGGGGCAACTGCGAGAGGCCGAGCAG GCCCGGGCCACCATGCAGGCGGAGATGGAGCTGAAGAAGGAGGAGGCGGCCAGGCAGCGGCAGCGCATCCAGGAGCTGGAGGATATGCAGCAGCGGTTGCAAGAAGCCCTGCACCTGGAGGTGAAGGCCCGGCGCGACGAGGAGGCCGTGCGCCTAGCCCAGGCCAG gctgctggaggaggaggaggagaagctgaagcagctgctgctgctgaagGAAGAGCAGGAGCGCTACATCGAGCGAGCGCAGCAGGAGAAGCAGGAGCTGCAGCAGGAGATGGCACTGCAGACCCGCTCCTTGCAGCAGGCCCAGCAGCAGCTGGAGGAGGTGCGGCAGAACCGGCAGCGGGCCGACGAGGACGTGGAG GCTGCCCAGAGAAAGCTGCACCAGGCCAGCACCAACGTGAAACACTGGAATGTCCAGATGAACCGGCTCATGCACCCGATTGAGCCTGGAG ACAAACGCCCCGCCACCAGCAAGTCCTTCACAGGCTTCCAGGCCCCTTTCCTGGCCCGCCGGGACTCCTCCCTCAAGCGCCTGACCCGCTGGAGCTCCCAGGGGGACAGGACCCCCTCCCCAAGCAGCTCGGAGCTGCAGAAGCCCCTCAACGGTGCCAATGAAGCTCCCCCACCAGCGACTCCACCTCAGGAAAATAAGCTGGATTCACCTGCAGAAAACGAGCCCGTGTAA